The Belonocnema kinseyi isolate 2016_QV_RU_SX_M_011 chromosome 2, B_treatae_v1, whole genome shotgun sequence nucleotide sequence ttattttttaaagtctttaaattactttttaaagttaggtgatcatttggttaaaagttaatattttttagtaaatttaagaaaaattacgattctttgtttaaaaatgtaactttttgtttaaaaaattcgtttttcttaatagttaatttttaattgataattcaactatttcatttttgttaagaatttatcttttgtgggttgaaagttcaactttttcgcaaaaaatttataaatttttttgaagattcgtaattttggtTAATAAGttgatttcaactaatttgttaacagtttgttgaaattgttgaattttccaactaacAAGctgagttttctaaaaaatcattaaattttaaagccaatttttaaatttctagttcaaaaaattaatttataacaaaaacaaaaatgtcaaacaaaaagatgaattttcgtactaaaatgatgaatcttcaacaaaaaaaacgaataaaaaaataaaaaatacatttttaatcatttagataaatctttaaccaaaaagatcaatttttgccaaaaaattttaatcctctaccgaaacagattaatttttaacgacaaaattgtggttttacctaaaaaaattcaatttttgccaaaatatatgaacttgtagttataattgaattttaaattaaaaattcaacttgttaaaaatttgtcatccttttgttgttgaaaattaatctttatgttaaaaaagtaatctttttatttaaaagttaactatttgatgtaaagttaatttctttagtcaatttctgttaaatatttggtttcaagttgttctttttattaaaaatcttttttattcaaaataagaattaatttttttacctgcaaatttcttattttgtccTTTCTGGTTAAATGGAAGTCACTAAAAGTAcgttcttttgttgttgaaaattaatttttcaaatcagatATTtcacgatttaattttttttcaacagattttttttagataaaaattcaaataaaatagtttaggaTTCcactaatttgtaaattttttttagtttcattcaaccggttaataataatgaattttttcagtcaTATGATTGggtaaaaattccattatttttatgaatatgtatcttttcggcagaaaataaactttctttgcgATAAATCACATCTacgggttgaaaatgtatctggtttgttgaaaattaatttttttacgactcatcattttagttgaaaattcaactattttggtgaaattaacttttatttgaccGAAAATTCCCTATTTTAAGTCAAAATGTGACTATTCCGTGTTTTTTTCAACACTGacattgtaaattgaaaattcatcttttcaagatttttgagtaaaaattcaactgttttgtaaaaataaaactattttgaagaaaatttaaacattctgcagaaaatacattttttgttaagaaatcatatttacgggttgataattaatctttttagttaaaaattaaaatttgttgaaaattaaaattggttgaaaattaaaattggttgaaaatgaaaatgtaactatttggtagaaagccaactttaaagatttatcattttagttgaaactttaacaattttagtgaaaatagcacatttttttaggtaaaactcacaatttgttaaaaatttggttaaaaaattattttatttgaccttggttaaaagttgaactactttgttaaacattaatttttttatctaaaaattcgaatatttaattttcagttgaaaatttatcctttgtaATTTTCAGATGCAACTtcgtagtaaaaaattaatgtactttgttgaaaatttgccttttagtggaaaattcttcgTTTATGGTAAAATAGTcaccttcttggtttaaaattaatttttttgttaaaaatttaactatcatcttaaaaattcatctttgttttgcaaatggaactattttttttgaaaattcatctcttttttttcgAAAGCTGTTTTTTggggataaaaattaatctcttccacaagaaaatattttataattgaaaattgaactattgcatttgtcatcttgaataaaatatggtcttcacattaatttaatttacaagattGTATTCTCCTATTTcaccttttttcgaaaaaaatcactctatttcctctggttaaaaataattttgggctAGGTGatattggaggggggggggggtaaaaatcgttcaaaatttttaacctagtTTATGGAAGAGCTGAAATTGAATACTAATGAATAGTTATAATATgataaaagaatttcatttttttaaattctcgtcTGTGgatttaattatgtatttaattccGAAAATGATGAAATCTTCGATAAATTTTTTCTCAGTGGCACATGACTCAGTAGCAATTCACTGAAAATTGCATGAGGGTGTTGTATTCCGGTGGAAATTATTTGATGCTATGAAGTCGACCTAATTTGCACATTCAGCACACGACATTCGAGATGCCCCTTCAACGTCAATTGGTTGAAATGATAACAGATGGACGTCATTCGAAAAACTTGATTATTGTTAAGGAAATTATCTATATTTTCTACCTTTAATATACCCATTACTGCAGTTAAACTATTTCAAGaagtaataaatatattaattaatattcgcaaaaactttctcctgaagattatatttttagttataaactttattagttggttgaaaacttaacaattttcttaaaaaggtatcctttttgcttgaaaattccactgttttgttaaaaattcttgtctttttttatttgaaacttcatctttttcggtatagaaattgcatgtttttttagaaaaaatgaaactgtttggttgaaaattaatctattttctagacaatttactttttttgtttaaaattcatatttttgtgttgtcatttttttggttaaaaattcgaaaatttagggGAAAATTCAGTTactgttatttgtttaaaaaaaacctttatcgttcttgaaaaaatgcaactatttgattgaaaattcaacaatttggttcgaGAGTTACACTTTTTTGCAGaatattctccttttttgttgaaaatttaactatttctaagaaaattgagtttttgtttatattcaatattttcattttgaaaagaaaactgaaatcttttctgaatgataattcaactttcgtttttgaaaattaaaaaaaaatatattttttaagagaaatttgatttttcttggataaaaatgcaaatttttggttgaaaattaaactatgttgttaaataatcatactttttggtagaaaattctactgttttttttttttttgtaaattgaactattttgttaaaaacatcctttttttttgatattttggtattgaaaaaagaagtgaaatattttccagatgaaagtttaaatttaaaaaatgttgtctttttatattaaaaattcatctgcttaagtaaaaatttcacttttcttcgataaaattaaaaatgcaactatttggaaaataattgaactattttgttaaattcaaatcctttttggtttaaaaaatccgTCGTTTGggattaagatttaattttttatcgcagaaacttatttttttattaaaaaattcatatttctatattgaaaagtcaactgtgatgtttttttaatgaaaattcaactctcttttttTCATCatctcttttaacaaaaattttatttttcttagataaaaatgttctacttttttgtacaaaatgtaattattttgtagaatatttactttttctttaaaatttatattttttggcgttgaaaaatgaacttaaatcttttctgaataaaagttaaattaaagaaaaatctgtccttttttattcgaaattcatcggttttaacacaaatttaatcttttttaattaaaaattcaattatttgtttgaaaatgcaataattttgctgaaaagtcgtacatttaatttgaaaattttgctgtattgttgacaatttaactattttttaaaaaatttaatttttattaaaatttacttaatttaaatttcagttgaattaaactattttttaattcaccttttaggttgaataaattcgtctttttggattgagaatttaattctttttgtagaaacttatttttgttaaaaaaattcatgttttgatcttgaaaagtcaactaaaatctttttggatgaaaattcaaccctttttttgtttttaataaaaattcttctgtttaagagaaattttatttttttgagagaaatgcaactatttggtagagaattaaaaaatttggttaaaaagtcattctccttttgttcaaaattgatatattttttttattcgaaaattcatctgttttagtagaagtatcatttatttttaataaaagtgcaactttgtaattaaaaataagtcttctttgcttgaatatccaattattttgtttgccAGATTTTgttgaatcacttttttaagaaatcatttttttaagatttatatttttagttcaaaattcatatctttgcttgaaagttgaaataaaaaaatcttttttaatggataagtcaactactttggtaaaaattaaactaaaatattgaaaattaatttttttgattgaaggcttatgtgtttggtaataaatttaaatttttagtgggAAACCGTTTtgtgtgatttaaaatttattttttaactgaaaatgtaactttaacaGTTTTTacgattgatcttttttagttgaaaattattttttacggggggggggggggctaattttcttgatttgaaattacatttttgttatgtaaaaatgtatcagtttataTGTTACAAGACTAAAATGCtagtatttgaataataatgattaaggaaaataaaaaattagggaaaaatcagggaattaaacaaaaatttaccatcaataactagaaaaaaaaatctggaaactaaaaattacataaGAGGAGTAAAAATATTACGTTAAAGAAAGAAATGTAAGTAAGTAGGGTATTgtctatatttttatatatttaataatatccccgagatattatttatctcaGAAAAAATGGCATAGTTGGATCAAGTAGATTGGGTCTGCTAATTAAATGCGTACATCAAGCTTGTAACCTAAAGTCCTTgacattgatttttaataaaaaaaatattctgtaaaatttgcgtaaaaaataaaatgcttgtaaatattattacaaatttattaatcgCCTGCTTCATCAACGCCTCCTGAAATTCATTCTCTTCTGattcaactttaaataattacaaaatatatattttgaagtttAACAAGAGAATAAATTTATCTTCCATTGGCGAAACTGATCACGAagtataaaaaagtattaaatactAAGGAACTTAAATAATAGTCTTTGAGATAATCAAGATGAGATAAATTTAGcaagatttttaaatcacaaaatgtttttcttatgaGTGTGTTTTCTAGCGACTACTGCGGAACGTTCGATGCAAATTATTCTACAAAAGGGTAGTGCACTAGTCtactttacaaataaaaagaaattataacaaattacaGAAATACAATGATAAAATCACAAcaagtgaaatttaataaaaacaaattttagtttacTCGTAAGGATCGTCTGAAATGTAGAAAGGCGATTTCGTTTTGATGGTTCCGCTTTCGAGAATAACCACCGGGCTGACTGGCTTGTCATCGGAatctgtttttgtttgttcgattTTGAAAACTACGTCTATACCTTCCACCACCTGTTGagtagaatataaaaataattttttttttaacgaactgAAGAAACGTCCATTAATTAAGCaaggatgatttttaaaattgaaagcccGGAAAGCAAAATCTAATGAGCGCTGGAGCAGTAGCCAGGAGTGGGGGAGACGCGCAAAGAACGCAACGAAAGACCGTTCTCTCTTTCGTTGCGTCTTCTGCGCACCGTCCCCACTCCTGGCTACAGCTCAAGCGCTCGTTCGGTTTTGCTTTCGTGGCTTCAATTGTAAAAACCCTATACCGTGTTGTgaggattcaaaagatttttgtacccccccccccccccccccctctcttctTATCTaagagttaatatttttttaaatcagtatataactaaataattaattattattaccgcCAATAACTACAAACTATTTAAAAGAGTTATAcatttttcagagaatttaacaatatttccaaagttttttaaggatttcatgagattccattaaatttagaaagatttataaCTTACAATTTGAGAGggaatgttaatttttacaagattttaagggatttcaaggagtttaatcagatttcaagaaatttggaaaatgtttagGGATGTTGAGGAATTAGGAAGGATTTCCACGGAATCGAagagattttcagagattttattgAATCTTATAATCTTTAAAGGGgtattattttacaggatttcaaagaatttaaaggattataagtggtgcagaatttttttaacgtattttaaggtatttcaatgatttcataatgcttcaacggattttaaagttctgaaaaaaattgccaagCGTATGGACGGATTGTagaggatttaaagagatttaagaaaatttcagaaaattttgttatggTTTCGAAGAGTTTTGACGATTTTTTGAAAGAGATTTTGAGGGCTTTTGATGATTTCACGGAACTTCGCAGAATGTTAagatattccaaattttaaacaaattttaaaacaattgaaatagAGATTGGTTAAGGTTCGTTTAATTTCACGTGACATAAATGGATTTtacgagatttcaaaaaattgccaaaCATATCGacggattttttataatttaaagaaatttcaaaagactaaaaaaatgtacggaaaatttaaagagttttgcAAAAACTTCAAAGGTTCATTTCACGAATTTTGAGGGATGTGAAGGTCTTTGATGATTTTACGAGACTTCAAAAGTCAAAGGAtttcaggatattaaaaaaatttccaagcatATCGATAGATtgtagaggatttaaaaaaaaatttcaatttcagaaaatttttaaagatgtcaaaagattttgatggttttttttagagatttgaaagagttttaatgattttacagCACTTCAACGGATgttggaaattctaaaaaattcccaAGCATATCCATGGCTAGTggaggatttcaagaaattttaaaacatttggaaatatttcagaaaattcaaaaagttttgcaaaaatgttaagaaattgtaacggatttttagatattttaaggagtttcaatgattttaccagatttcaaaggatttcagggTATTCCAGAAATTTCCAAGCATATCCACGAAATTTAGATTTTGGAACATTTAGCGGAATTTAATGTGACCGAAGTATTTGCAGGAATTTTAAATGGTATCCGGAGATTTTAatgagatttcgaagattttaatttatttcaaaagattttaaaggattttaggagATAGAGAGATACCAAGGATTTTATGgggttttaacggattttaaggaattccgaaagatttccaAGCGTATCcaataatttcagagaatttatcattttagaaaattttaagaaattctgaatttttttcgattattataaaacttttgaaGAGTTATAAAAAAGGCacaggattttaaaagtttaaaaaggattttatgtttattttcacgaatttccAACGTTTTCAGAAGATTCGcataagatttcgaaaattgtaagataatttaaagattttaaaaaatttagaagaatttcaaaagatttttgacggattttaagagattccagaAAATTTCCAAGTATATTTgtgggttttaaaggatttcatcaGATATTGAAGTATTTTAcgcattttcaaggatttcagaagatttcgaagatttaaagttatttcgaaagatttttatagttttaaaacaattttaaaggatttaaaatgaaaataaagaggtgttaatgattttaaaggattttaaccgattaaaaaaaatgtcacaaaatttcCAAGCGTCTCcaaggatttcagaggatttcttaacattgtgaaaattttaaaggaatttcaaagtatttctgaatattatacaatttttttaaagattaaaaaaattggccTTCGAGGATTTCATGTAgttttgattgatttaaaaaaattctacaagattttaaaacttatccaaggatttcagaggatttcttaacatttttagaaataaaacattttttaagctatAAAAAAAGGCagactatttcaaaaattataagcgatttcaaaagatatgtaaagatttcaaagaattttaaagaatttttagagcTATACATTGGTTTTCACAATATTTCACGAGATGGTTCTTAGaggatttcgtaaaatttcgaaagagcagcgaaatcttaaaagattttagaatattataaggtttgtaaaaagatttttaaaaagtcacgagatttcaaaggattttaagaaagagattttaaaagatttttgaaaattattaaggatttaaaaaaaatttttaaaatgtctatatttaaaatgatttttaattatttctggtAGTACCGaagtgttttaaagaattttgaagattccaaaagatttgaaaggatatCCACAGAGTTCAGAATATTtagtcacattttttaataatttagattttgaatattataaaggatttaaaaacttttaattagttttaaaggtATTATGAGATTTGAAGGGGTCTCGTAAGATTTCGAGAtattgaatagaatttaaaatattttagccaatttcagagatttcaatggcttataaattattttatgggatttttattattataagaaattttaattattttcacagttcttaaaatgttttaagggaTAACCAgggagtaaaataaaaaatgaataaaaaaataaaacaaaaaattgaaaaatgtgtttaaGTGTATACAAGTTAATTTCAACAATCAAAACAGGTGTTaattaacagatttaaaaaaaatcattcaaacgtGTAAACTTACGTAAAAATGTttcagacccccccccccacacgcaCACTAAAGTAAGGATCGATAAGATTTCATGGAAATGCCCAAAAACGCTAtacgtaattaatggacgctcccaaactgaaaaaaaaatattggaaatgtgcaaaaatagaaatattacctTTCCAAAAGCTGTGTGCTGTCCATCTAACCACGGTGTTGCAATGGTCGTGATGAAAAATTGGCAACCATTAGTATTTTTTCCAGCATTTGCCATGCTAATAAATCCTGCACCAGTGTGTTTCACCTCGAAAGTCTCATCGTCAAAGTACTTTCCATAAATGCTTATTGATCCACTGCCATCTCCCTTTTCAAGGTCACCacctgtaaaaaattaaattatttattttatttttaattaaaattttttagatgaagtTTGATCAAATGGTAGATCAGTATTAGGGTGGTTCAAGAAAAGGCAAAATTCTTCAAGTCGTGTGCGTAAACATAGGACGTAAACCTATAGAGCGACAAAATGCTTCAAATCTTGTGCGTAAGCATAGGACCTGGAGTTATAAAGCGAAAAATCTCTTTCAGTCTTGTGTGAAAACATAGAACGTAAACCTATATAGCGAAAAAGTGCTTCAAGTCCTGTTCGTAAACATAGGACGTAAACCTGTAAAGCGACAAAACGATTCAAGACCTATACGTGAACATAGTACCTGGAGCTATAAAGTGAAAAATCTCTTTCAGTCTTGTGTGTAAACATAGGAAGTAAACCTATATAGCGGCAAAATGCTTCAAATCTTGTGCGTAAACAAAGGACCTGGAgctctaaagtaaaaaaataattccagtcTTGTGTGTAAACATAGCACGTAAACTATATAGAGGCAAAATTCTTCAAGTCGTGTGCGTAAACATAGGACGTAAATCTGTGAAGCGACAAAACGATTCAAGACCTGTACGTAAACATAGTACCTCGAGCTATAAAGTGAAAAATCTCTTTCAATCTTGCTTGTAAATATAAGACGTAAACCTATATAGCGGCAAAATGCTTCAAATCTTGAGCGTAAACATAGGATCTGGAGCTATTAAGTGAAAAAATGCTTCCAGTCTTGTGTGTAAACATAGGACGTAAACCTATATAGCGGGAAAATGCTTCAAGTCCTTTGCGTAAACATAGGACGTAAACCTGTAAAGCGACAAAACGATTCAAGACCTGTGTGTAAACATAGGACCTGCAGCTATTAGACGAAAAATCGCTTCAAGTTCTGCGCGTAAACATATTTACGGAAAACGAAGCATTTTCCTAAATTCTGCCCTAAAACCTGGGTTCACTTTGACACCAAAAGATACACTCAGTATAGATGCtattcgagaaaaaaatcaagcctttttggAAAGATCATAAATCAgtatattaatgttttattatacCTTGAATCATAAATTTCTTGATGACTCGGTGAAATTTGGAACCAGCATAAGTCCTTCCATTAATTCCGGTCGTAGCTAGCGTAATGAAATTTTTCACAGTTTTTGGGGCTAATTCTCCAAAAAGACCTACGACTATTCGACCTGCAGGATAATCATCGATCATGATATCGAAGTAAACTTGATCGGTG carries:
- the LOC117167999 gene encoding peptidyl-prolyl cis-trans isomerase B-like codes for the protein MLGSFRNCIQTMKYLLVVVSILCAASAVKAASYKVTDQVYFDIMIDDYPAGRIVVGLFGELAPKTVKNFITLATTGINGRTYAGSKFHRVIKKFMIQGGDLEKGDGSGSISIYGKYFDDETFEVKHTGAGFISMANAGKNTNGCQFFITTIATPWLDGQHTAFGKVVEGIDVVFKIEQTKTDSDDKPVSPVVILESGTIKTKSPFYISDDPYDMWAWIKATAIPLSFSFTILGFFQWMIRKLDACDQIDYGKFD